In Bubalus kerabau isolate K-KA32 ecotype Philippines breed swamp buffalo chromosome 4, PCC_UOA_SB_1v2, whole genome shotgun sequence, one DNA window encodes the following:
- the HIC1 gene encoding hypermethylated in cancer 1 protein isoform X1, with product MTFPEADIFLKSGECAGQTMLDMMEAPGHSRQLLLQLNNQRTKGFLCDVIIVVQNALFRAHKNVLAASSAYLKSLVVHDNLLNLDHDMVSPAVFRLVLDFIYTGRLADGAEAAAAAAVAPGAEPSLGAVLAAASYLQIPDLVALCKKRLKRHGKYCHLRGGGGGGGGYAPYGRPGRGLRAATPVIQACYSSPAGPPPPPTAEPPSGPEAAMNTHCAELYASGPGPAAALCAPERRCSPLCGLDLSKKSPPGSAPPERPPGERELPPRPDSPPSAGPAAYKEPPLTLPPLPPLPFQKLEEAGPPPDPFRGGGGSPGSEPPGRPDGPSLLYRWMKHEPGLGSYGDELGRERGSPSERCEERGGDPAASPGGPPLGLAPPPRYAGSLDGPGAGGDGDDYKSSSEETGSSEDPSPPGGHLEGYPCPHLAYGEPESFGDNLYVCIPCGKGFPSSEQLNAHVEAHVEEEEALYGRAEAAEVAAGAAGLGPPFGGGGDKVAGAQGGLGELLRPYRCASCDKSYKDPATLRQHEKTHWLTRPYPCTICGKKFTQRGTMTRHMRSHLGLKPFACDACGMRFTRQYRLTEHMRIHSGEKPYECQVCGGKFAQQRNLISHMKMHAVGGAAGAAGALAGLGGLPGVPGPDGKGKLDFPEGVFAVARLTAEQLSLKQQDKAAAAELLAQTTHFLHDPKVALESLYPLAKFTAELGLSPDKAAEVLSQGAHLAAGPDGRTIDRFSPT from the exons ATGACTTTTCCTGAAGCGGACATTTTCCTCAAATCGG GAGAGTGTGCTGGGCAGACGATGCTGGACATGATGGAGGCTCCCGGCCACtccaggcagctgctgctgcagctcaACAACCAGCGCACCAAGGGCTTCTTGTGCGACGTGATCATCGTGGTGCAGAACGCCCTCTTCCGCGCGCACAAGAACGTGCTGGCGGCCAGCAGCGCCTACCTCAAGTCCCTGGTGGTGCACGACAACCTGCTCAACCTGGACCATGACATGGTGAGCCCGGCCGTGTTCCGCCTGGTGCTGGACTTCATCTACACCGGCCGCCTGGCGGATGGCGCGGAGGCTGCGGCGGCGGCTGCTGTGGCCCCGGGGGCCGAGCCGAGCCTGGGCGCCGTGCTGGCCGCCGCCAGCTACCTGCAGATCCCCGACCTCGTGGCGCTGTGCAAGAAACGCCTCAAGCGCCACGGCAAGTACTGCCACCtgcggggcggcggcggcggcggcggcggctacGCACCCTACGGGAGGCCGGGCCGGGGCCTGCGGGCCGCCACGCCCGTCATCCAGGCCTGCTACTCCTCCCCGGCCGGGCCTCCGCCGCCGCCCACCGCCGAGCCGCCGTCGGGCCCCGAGGCCGCTATGAACACGCACTGCGCCGAGCTGTACGCCTCGGGCCCCGGCCCGGCCGCCGCGCTCTGCGCCCCGGAGCGCCGCTGCTCCCCGCTCTGTGGCCTGGACCTGTCAAAGAAAAGCCCGCCGGGCTCCGCGCCTCCCGAGCGACCGCCGGGGGAGCGAGAGCTGCCCCCACGCCCAGACAGCCCTCCCAGCGCCGGCCCCGCTGCCTACAAGGAGCCACCACTCACCCTGCCACCGCTGCCGCCGCTGCCCTTCCAGAAGCTGGAGGAGGCCGGACCGCCTCCGGATCCGTTCCGAGGTGGCGGCGGCAGCCCGGGATCCGAGCCCCCCGGCCGCCCCGACGGGCCCAGCCTCCTCTAccgctggatgaagcacgagccaGGCCTGGGCAGCTACGGCGACGAGCTGGGCCGCGAGCGCGGCTCCCCCAGCGAACGCTGCGAGGAGCGCGGCGGAGACCCCGCCGCCTCGCCCGGGGGGCCTCCGCTCGGCCTGGCGCCGCCGCCGCGCTACGCGGGCAGCTTGGACGGGCCTGGCGCTGGCGGCGACGGCGACGACTACAAGAGCAGCAGTGAGGAGACGGGCAGCAGCGAGGACCCCAGCCCGCCCGGCGGCCACCTCGAGGGCTACCCGTGCCCGCACCTGGCCTACGGAGAGCCCGAGAGCTTCGGCGACAACCTGTACGTTTGCATCCCGTGCGGAAAGGGCTTCCCCAGCTCGGAGCAGCTGAACGCGCACGTGGAGGCGcacgtggaggaggaggaggcgctGTACGGCCGGGCCGAGGCAGCGGAGGTGGCCGCGGGGGCCGCCGGCCTCGGCCCCCCTTTTGGAGGCGGTGGGGACAAGGTGGCCGGGGCCCAGGGGGGCCTGGGCGAGCTGCTGCGGCCGTACCGCTGCGCGTCGTGCGACAAGAGCTACAAGGACCCGGCCACGCTGCGGCAGCACGAGAAGACGCACTGGCTGACGCGGCCCTACCCCTGCACCATCTGCGGGAAGAAGTTCACGCAGCGCGGGACCATGACGCGCCACATGCGCAGCCACCTGGGCCTCAAGCCCTTCGCGTGCGACGCGTGCGGCATGCGCTTCACGCGCCAGTACCGCCTCACCGAGCACATGCGCATCCACTCGGGCGAGAAGCCCTACGAGTGCCAGGTGTGCGGCGGCAAGTTCGCCCAGCAGCGCAACCTCATCAGTCATATGAAGATGCACGCTGTGGGCGGCGCGGCCGGCGCGGCCGGGGCGCTGGCGGGGCTGGGGGGGCTCCCCGGCGTCCCGGGCCCCGACGGCAAGGGCAAGCTCGATTTCCCCGAGGGCGTCTTTGCAGTGGCGCGCCTCACGGCCGAACAGCTCAGCCTGAAGCAGCAGGACAAGGCGGCTGCGGCCGAGCTGTTGGCTCAGACCACGCACTTCCTGCACGACCCCAAGGTGGCGCTCGAGAGCCTCTACCCGCTGGCCAAGTTCACCGCGGAGCTGGGCCTCAGCCCCGACAAGGCGGCCGAGGTGCTGAGCCAGGGCGCGCACCTGGCCGCCGGCCCCGACGGCCGAACCATCGACCGTTTCTCTCCCACCTAG
- the HIC1 gene encoding hypermethylated in cancer 1 protein isoform X2: MLDMMEAPGHSRQLLLQLNNQRTKGFLCDVIIVVQNALFRAHKNVLAASSAYLKSLVVHDNLLNLDHDMVSPAVFRLVLDFIYTGRLADGAEAAAAAAVAPGAEPSLGAVLAAASYLQIPDLVALCKKRLKRHGKYCHLRGGGGGGGGYAPYGRPGRGLRAATPVIQACYSSPAGPPPPPTAEPPSGPEAAMNTHCAELYASGPGPAAALCAPERRCSPLCGLDLSKKSPPGSAPPERPPGERELPPRPDSPPSAGPAAYKEPPLTLPPLPPLPFQKLEEAGPPPDPFRGGGGSPGSEPPGRPDGPSLLYRWMKHEPGLGSYGDELGRERGSPSERCEERGGDPAASPGGPPLGLAPPPRYAGSLDGPGAGGDGDDYKSSSEETGSSEDPSPPGGHLEGYPCPHLAYGEPESFGDNLYVCIPCGKGFPSSEQLNAHVEAHVEEEEALYGRAEAAEVAAGAAGLGPPFGGGGDKVAGAQGGLGELLRPYRCASCDKSYKDPATLRQHEKTHWLTRPYPCTICGKKFTQRGTMTRHMRSHLGLKPFACDACGMRFTRQYRLTEHMRIHSGEKPYECQVCGGKFAQQRNLISHMKMHAVGGAAGAAGALAGLGGLPGVPGPDGKGKLDFPEGVFAVARLTAEQLSLKQQDKAAAAELLAQTTHFLHDPKVALESLYPLAKFTAELGLSPDKAAEVLSQGAHLAAGPDGRTIDRFSPT; this comes from the coding sequence ATGCTGGACATGATGGAGGCTCCCGGCCACtccaggcagctgctgctgcagctcaACAACCAGCGCACCAAGGGCTTCTTGTGCGACGTGATCATCGTGGTGCAGAACGCCCTCTTCCGCGCGCACAAGAACGTGCTGGCGGCCAGCAGCGCCTACCTCAAGTCCCTGGTGGTGCACGACAACCTGCTCAACCTGGACCATGACATGGTGAGCCCGGCCGTGTTCCGCCTGGTGCTGGACTTCATCTACACCGGCCGCCTGGCGGATGGCGCGGAGGCTGCGGCGGCGGCTGCTGTGGCCCCGGGGGCCGAGCCGAGCCTGGGCGCCGTGCTGGCCGCCGCCAGCTACCTGCAGATCCCCGACCTCGTGGCGCTGTGCAAGAAACGCCTCAAGCGCCACGGCAAGTACTGCCACCtgcggggcggcggcggcggcggcggcggctacGCACCCTACGGGAGGCCGGGCCGGGGCCTGCGGGCCGCCACGCCCGTCATCCAGGCCTGCTACTCCTCCCCGGCCGGGCCTCCGCCGCCGCCCACCGCCGAGCCGCCGTCGGGCCCCGAGGCCGCTATGAACACGCACTGCGCCGAGCTGTACGCCTCGGGCCCCGGCCCGGCCGCCGCGCTCTGCGCCCCGGAGCGCCGCTGCTCCCCGCTCTGTGGCCTGGACCTGTCAAAGAAAAGCCCGCCGGGCTCCGCGCCTCCCGAGCGACCGCCGGGGGAGCGAGAGCTGCCCCCACGCCCAGACAGCCCTCCCAGCGCCGGCCCCGCTGCCTACAAGGAGCCACCACTCACCCTGCCACCGCTGCCGCCGCTGCCCTTCCAGAAGCTGGAGGAGGCCGGACCGCCTCCGGATCCGTTCCGAGGTGGCGGCGGCAGCCCGGGATCCGAGCCCCCCGGCCGCCCCGACGGGCCCAGCCTCCTCTAccgctggatgaagcacgagccaGGCCTGGGCAGCTACGGCGACGAGCTGGGCCGCGAGCGCGGCTCCCCCAGCGAACGCTGCGAGGAGCGCGGCGGAGACCCCGCCGCCTCGCCCGGGGGGCCTCCGCTCGGCCTGGCGCCGCCGCCGCGCTACGCGGGCAGCTTGGACGGGCCTGGCGCTGGCGGCGACGGCGACGACTACAAGAGCAGCAGTGAGGAGACGGGCAGCAGCGAGGACCCCAGCCCGCCCGGCGGCCACCTCGAGGGCTACCCGTGCCCGCACCTGGCCTACGGAGAGCCCGAGAGCTTCGGCGACAACCTGTACGTTTGCATCCCGTGCGGAAAGGGCTTCCCCAGCTCGGAGCAGCTGAACGCGCACGTGGAGGCGcacgtggaggaggaggaggcgctGTACGGCCGGGCCGAGGCAGCGGAGGTGGCCGCGGGGGCCGCCGGCCTCGGCCCCCCTTTTGGAGGCGGTGGGGACAAGGTGGCCGGGGCCCAGGGGGGCCTGGGCGAGCTGCTGCGGCCGTACCGCTGCGCGTCGTGCGACAAGAGCTACAAGGACCCGGCCACGCTGCGGCAGCACGAGAAGACGCACTGGCTGACGCGGCCCTACCCCTGCACCATCTGCGGGAAGAAGTTCACGCAGCGCGGGACCATGACGCGCCACATGCGCAGCCACCTGGGCCTCAAGCCCTTCGCGTGCGACGCGTGCGGCATGCGCTTCACGCGCCAGTACCGCCTCACCGAGCACATGCGCATCCACTCGGGCGAGAAGCCCTACGAGTGCCAGGTGTGCGGCGGCAAGTTCGCCCAGCAGCGCAACCTCATCAGTCATATGAAGATGCACGCTGTGGGCGGCGCGGCCGGCGCGGCCGGGGCGCTGGCGGGGCTGGGGGGGCTCCCCGGCGTCCCGGGCCCCGACGGCAAGGGCAAGCTCGATTTCCCCGAGGGCGTCTTTGCAGTGGCGCGCCTCACGGCCGAACAGCTCAGCCTGAAGCAGCAGGACAAGGCGGCTGCGGCCGAGCTGTTGGCTCAGACCACGCACTTCCTGCACGACCCCAAGGTGGCGCTCGAGAGCCTCTACCCGCTGGCCAAGTTCACCGCGGAGCTGGGCCTCAGCCCCGACAAGGCGGCCGAGGTGCTGAGCCAGGGCGCGCACCTGGCCGCCGGCCCCGACGGCCGAACCATCGACCGTTTCTCTCCCACCTAG